The Oncorhynchus tshawytscha isolate Ot180627B linkage group LG05, Otsh_v2.0, whole genome shotgun sequence genome includes a window with the following:
- the tmem69 gene encoding transmembrane protein 69 isoform X4, giving the protein MRDLGKSPKPALYLSLSSLIPFIAAPLVMAVTETYLPEVAFAQVAYGASILSFLGGARWGFAIPETSPAKPDWINLANSVVPSLLAWLAMLFSDTITPAAMMVIMGLGISLHYDLSLLPTYPSWFKALRTILSVVAFLSLVATLVLKGVYPEKIIFSEQ; this is encoded by the coding sequence ATGAGAGACCTGGGAAAGAGCCCCAAACCAGCGCTGTACCTGAGCCTCTCGAGCCTTATCCCTTTCATCGCTGCTCCGCTCGTCATGGCTGTGACCGAGACCTACCTGCCAGAAGTGGCCTTCGCCCAGGTGGCCTATGGAGCGTCTATCTTGTCTTTCCTGGGCGGTGCGCGGTGGGGCTTTGCCATCCCGGAGACTAGCCCGGCCAAGCCAGACTGGATCAACCTGGCCAATAGCGTGGTTCCATCCCTGTTAGCCTGGCTGGCCATGCTGTTCAGCGACACTATTACCCCAGCAGCTATGATGGTCATCATGGGGCTAGGCATCTCCCTACACTATGACCTGTCTCTGCTGCCCACCTACCCCAGCTGGTTCAAAGCCCTGCGTACTATACTGTCGGTGGTGGCCTTCCTCTCACTGGTGGCCACACTGGTTCTCAAGGGAGTTTACCCGGAGAAGATTATATTTTCAGAGCAATGA
- the tmem69 gene encoding transmembrane protein 69 isoform X2 → MLAGIFRRPILTAHKQMSWLSAGASAWVSDVSYSSCPLWPCRVSSARLLPKISDAVGLLRTQYFHSSAAKLKKRQQPEPPPRELDLLRYDMRDLGKSPKPALYLSLSSLIPFIAAPLVMAVTETYLPEVAFAQVAYGASILSFLGGARWGFAIPETSPAKPDWINLANSVVPSLLAWLAMLFSDTITPAAMMVIMGLGISLHYDLSLLPTYPSWFKALRTILSVVAFLSLVATLVLKGVYPEKIIFSEQ, encoded by the exons ATGTTGGCTGGTATATTTAGAAGACCCATCCTTACTGCTCACAAG CAGATGTCCTGGCTGTCTGCTGGTGCCTCAGCCTGGGTTTCTGATGTCTCTTATAGTTCCTGTCCCCTGTGGCCCTGCAGGGTCTCCTCGGCCAGGCTGCTCCCTAAAATAAGTGATGCTGTTGGTCTATTGAGGACGCAGTACTTCCACAGCTCTGCTGCGAAGCTGAAGAAACGACAACAACCAGAGCCTCCACCCAGAGAGTTGGACCTGCTCCGTTATGACATGAGAGACCTGGGAAAGAGCCCCAAACCAGCGCTGTACCTGAGCCTCTCGAGCCTTATCCCTTTCATCGCTGCTCCGCTCGTCATGGCTGTGACCGAGACCTACCTGCCAGAAGTGGCCTTCGCCCAGGTGGCCTATGGAGCGTCTATCTTGTCTTTCCTGGGCGGTGCGCGGTGGGGCTTTGCCATCCCGGAGACTAGCCCGGCCAAGCCAGACTGGATCAACCTGGCCAATAGCGTGGTTCCATCCCTGTTAGCCTGGCTGGCCATGCTGTTCAGCGACACTATTACCCCAGCAGCTATGATGGTCATCATGGGGCTAGGCATCTCCCTACACTATGACCTGTCTCTGCTGCCCACCTACCCCAGCTGGTTCAAAGCCCTGCGTACTATACTGTCGGTGGTGGCCTTCCTCTCACTGGTGGCCACACTGGTTCTCAAGGGAGTTTACCCGGAGAAGATTATATTTTCAGAGCAATGA
- the slc25a24 gene encoding calcium-binding mitochondrial carrier protein SCaMC-1 has product MYQVVRKLVFTDSHCASDAPKTYEELFEKLDTNKDGKVDVAELKEGLSALGIAFGKGDAQKIVSSGDQDNDEGLDINEFSKYLKEHEKKLLLTFKSLDKNNDGRIDYMEIKQSLADLGMDISKEEAEKILQTIDVDGTMTVDWNEWREHFLFNTATNLQDIIRYWKHSTVLDIGDSLTIPDEFTEEEKTTGVWWKQLAAGAMAGAVSRTGTAPLDRMKVFMQVHGSKTNKISLVGGFKQMIKEGGVSSLWRGNGTNVLKIAPETAIKFMAYEQYKKMLSSEGGKVQTHERFIAGSLAGATAQTAIYPMEVMKTRLTLRKTGQYSGMFDCAKKILKKEGMKAFYKGYVPNILGIIPYAGIDLAVYESLKNAWLARYAKDTANPGILVLLACGTISSTCGQLASYPLALIRTRMQAAASIEGSEQVTMNHLVKKILEKEGFFGLYRGILPNFMKVIPAVSISYVVYEYMRTGLGISK; this is encoded by the exons ATGTATCAAGTCGTAAGAAAACTCGTGTTTACAGATTCACATTGTGCCAGTGACGCTCCGAAGACTTATGAAGAATTATTTGAGAAATTAGATACCAACAAAGATGGAAAAGTGGATGTTGCAGAACTCAAAGAGGGCCTCTCTGCTTTGGGCATTGCTTTCGGGAAAGGAGACGCGCAA AAAATAGTTTCATCTGGAGACCAGGACAACGATGAGGGTCTTGACATCAATGAGTTCTCCAAGTACCTGAAGGAACATGAGAAGAAACTGCTGCTGACGTTCAAGAGCCTGGATAAAAACAATGATG GACGCATTGACTACATGGAGATAAAGCAGTCCCTTGCCGACCTGGGGATGGACATCAGCAAGGAAGAGGCAGAGAAGATCCTTCAAAC CATTGATGTAGATGGAACCATGACTGTGGACTGGAATGAATGGAGGGAACACTTCCTCTTCAACACCGCCACCAACCTGCAGGACATTATCCGCTATTGGAAGCACtccaca GTTCTGGATATTGGGGACAGCCTCACCATCCCTGATGAgttcacagaggaggagaagacaacAGGTGTGTGGTGGAAACAGCTGGCAGCCGGCGCCATGGCTGGGGCGGTCTCTCGTACAGGCACCGCCCCTCTGGACAGGATGAAGGTGTTCATGCAG GTGCACGGCTCCAAGACCAATAAGATCAGTCTGGTGGGGGGCTTCAAGCAGATGATAAAGGAGGGGGGCGTCAGCTCCCTGTGGAGGGGCAACGGGACCAATGTCCTGAAGATCGCCCCTGAGACAGCCATCAAGTTCATGGCCTACGAACAG TATAAGAAGATGCTGTCGTCAGAGGGAGGGAAGGTCCAGACCCACGAGAGGTTCATTGCTGGGTCACTGGCCGGGGCCACGGCTCAGACGGCCATCTATCCCATGGAG GTAATGAAGACTAGGCTTACGCTGAGGAAGACTGGACAGTACTCAGGAATGTTCGACTGTGCCAAGAAGATCCTGAAGAAGGAGGGCATGAAGGCCTTCTATAAGGGCTACGTTCCAAACATCCTGGGCATCATTCCATATGCTGGGATAGACCTGGCAGTGTacgag AGTCTGAAGAATGCGTGGCTGGCCCGTTATGCCAAAGACACAGCCAACCCTGGGATCCTGGTGCTGTTGGCCTGTGGTACCATCTCCAGCACCTGTGGCCAGCTGGCCAGTTATCCCCTGGCTCTGATCCGAACCAGGATGCAGGCAGCAG CATCCATCGAAGGCTCAGAGCAGGTGACCATGAACCATCTGGTGAAAAAGATCTTGGAGAAAGAAGGATTCTTTGGACTGTATCGTGGAATCCTGCCCAACTTCATGAAAGTCATCCCAGCTGTCAGTATCAGCTATGTGGTGTACGAGTACATGAGGACTGGGCTGGGCATCTCTAAGTGA
- the tmem69 gene encoding transmembrane protein 69 isoform X1 encodes MNIEKCNCQRQLMINGASSRRNQLCQNGHLPRDKCLEPHTDHCDRLSLSIQLISDICWLVYLEDPSLLLTRVSSARLLPKISDAVGLLRTQYFHSSAAKLKKRQQPEPPPRELDLLRYDMRDLGKSPKPALYLSLSSLIPFIAAPLVMAVTETYLPEVAFAQVAYGASILSFLGGARWGFAIPETSPAKPDWINLANSVVPSLLAWLAMLFSDTITPAAMMVIMGLGISLHYDLSLLPTYPSWFKALRTILSVVAFLSLVATLVLKGVYPEKIIFSEQ; translated from the exons ATGAACATCGAAAAGTGTAACTGTCAACGGCAATTGATGATAAATGGAGCTAGCAGCAGACGAAATCAACTGTGTCAAAATGGCCACCTACCTAGAGATAAATGTCTCGAGCCTCACACAGACCACTGTGATCGCTTGTCTCTGTCAATTCAGCTAATATCCGATAT ATGTTGGCTGGTATATTTAGAAGACCCATCCTTACTGCTCACAAG GGTCTCCTCGGCCAGGCTGCTCCCTAAAATAAGTGATGCTGTTGGTCTATTGAGGACGCAGTACTTCCACAGCTCTGCTGCGAAGCTGAAGAAACGACAACAACCAGAGCCTCCACCCAGAGAGTTGGACCTGCTCCGTTATGACATGAGAGACCTGGGAAAGAGCCCCAAACCAGCGCTGTACCTGAGCCTCTCGAGCCTTATCCCTTTCATCGCTGCTCCGCTCGTCATGGCTGTGACCGAGACCTACCTGCCAGAAGTGGCCTTCGCCCAGGTGGCCTATGGAGCGTCTATCTTGTCTTTCCTGGGCGGTGCGCGGTGGGGCTTTGCCATCCCGGAGACTAGCCCGGCCAAGCCAGACTGGATCAACCTGGCCAATAGCGTGGTTCCATCCCTGTTAGCCTGGCTGGCCATGCTGTTCAGCGACACTATTACCCCAGCAGCTATGATGGTCATCATGGGGCTAGGCATCTCCCTACACTATGACCTGTCTCTGCTGCCCACCTACCCCAGCTGGTTCAAAGCCCTGCGTACTATACTGTCGGTGGTGGCCTTCCTCTCACTGGTGGCCACACTGGTTCTCAAGGGAGTTTACCCGGAGAAGATTATATTTTCAGAGCAATGA
- the tmem69 gene encoding transmembrane protein 69 isoform X3, whose translation MLAGIFRRPILTAHKMSWLSAGASAWVSDVSYSSCPLWPCRVSSARLLPKISDAVGLLRTQYFHSSAAKLKKRQQPEPPPRELDLLRYDMRDLGKSPKPALYLSLSSLIPFIAAPLVMAVTETYLPEVAFAQVAYGASILSFLGGARWGFAIPETSPAKPDWINLANSVVPSLLAWLAMLFSDTITPAAMMVIMGLGISLHYDLSLLPTYPSWFKALRTILSVVAFLSLVATLVLKGVYPEKIIFSEQ comes from the exons ATGTTGGCTGGTATATTTAGAAGACCCATCCTTACTGCTCACAAG ATGTCCTGGCTGTCTGCTGGTGCCTCAGCCTGGGTTTCTGATGTCTCTTATAGTTCCTGTCCCCTGTGGCCCTGCAGGGTCTCCTCGGCCAGGCTGCTCCCTAAAATAAGTGATGCTGTTGGTCTATTGAGGACGCAGTACTTCCACAGCTCTGCTGCGAAGCTGAAGAAACGACAACAACCAGAGCCTCCACCCAGAGAGTTGGACCTGCTCCGTTATGACATGAGAGACCTGGGAAAGAGCCCCAAACCAGCGCTGTACCTGAGCCTCTCGAGCCTTATCCCTTTCATCGCTGCTCCGCTCGTCATGGCTGTGACCGAGACCTACCTGCCAGAAGTGGCCTTCGCCCAGGTGGCCTATGGAGCGTCTATCTTGTCTTTCCTGGGCGGTGCGCGGTGGGGCTTTGCCATCCCGGAGACTAGCCCGGCCAAGCCAGACTGGATCAACCTGGCCAATAGCGTGGTTCCATCCCTGTTAGCCTGGCTGGCCATGCTGTTCAGCGACACTATTACCCCAGCAGCTATGATGGTCATCATGGGGCTAGGCATCTCCCTACACTATGACCTGTCTCTGCTGCCCACCTACCCCAGCTGGTTCAAAGCCCTGCGTACTATACTGTCGGTGGTGGCCTTCCTCTCACTGGTGGCCACACTGGTTCTCAAGGGAGTTTACCCGGAGAAGATTATATTTTCAGAGCAATGA